The following are encoded in a window of Aquipuribacter hungaricus genomic DNA:
- a CDS encoding AAA family ATPase, producing AAEAREFLADAAHAVETAGRVLERVVAGEAAARRDREAVQSRSRSAAAAVQALGGEHARLVEASHAEELARTEQRMRLEQLVETARDEHGLEPDALVQQYGPEVPVPVEREGGDGSVETDHEPYDRSRQQRRLRAAERGLAELGTVNPLAMEEYTALEERHRFLLQQQQDLSTSKKDLLGIIRDVDARVEEVVSAAYADTAREFEQIIPRLFPGGVGRLVLTEPDDILTTGIEVEARPAGKTVKRMSLLSGGERTLVALAFLVALFKARPSPFYVLDEIEAALDDANLGRLLVLMEELRASSQLIVVTHQKRTMEAADALYGVTMRGDGVTAVVSQRLREVV from the coding sequence CGCGGCGGAGGCGCGCGAGTTCCTCGCCGACGCCGCCCACGCCGTCGAGACGGCCGGGCGGGTGCTCGAGCGGGTGGTGGCCGGCGAGGCCGCGGCCCGGCGCGACCGCGAGGCCGTCCAGTCCCGGTCCCGGTCGGCGGCGGCGGCGGTGCAGGCCCTCGGTGGGGAGCACGCCCGCCTGGTCGAGGCCTCCCACGCGGAGGAGCTCGCCCGCACCGAGCAGCGGATGCGCCTGGAGCAGCTCGTCGAGACCGCCCGCGACGAGCACGGGCTGGAGCCCGACGCCCTGGTCCAGCAGTACGGCCCCGAGGTCCCGGTGCCCGTCGAGCGCGAGGGCGGCGACGGGTCGGTGGAGACCGACCACGAGCCGTACGACCGGTCGCGCCAGCAGCGCCGGCTCCGGGCGGCCGAGCGCGGCCTCGCCGAGCTGGGCACCGTCAACCCGCTGGCGATGGAGGAGTACACGGCGCTGGAGGAGCGGCACCGCTTCCTCCTGCAGCAGCAGCAGGACCTCAGCACGAGCAAGAAGGACCTGCTCGGCATCATCCGCGACGTCGACGCCCGGGTGGAGGAGGTGGTCTCCGCCGCCTACGCCGACACCGCCCGGGAGTTCGAGCAGATCATCCCGCGCCTGTTCCCCGGCGGCGTGGGTCGCCTGGTCCTCACCGAGCCCGACGACATCCTCACCACCGGCATCGAGGTCGAGGCGCGGCCCGCCGGCAAGACGGTCAAGCGGATGAGCCTGCTGTCCGGCGGCGAGCGCACCCTGGTCGCGCTGGCGTTCCTCGTCGCGCTGTTCAAGGCCCGGCCGAGCCCGTTCTACGTGCTCGACGAGATCGAGGCGGCCCTCGACGACGCCAACCTCGGTCGCCTGCTCGTGCTCATGGAGGAGCTGCGGGCCTCCAGCCAGCTCATCGTCGTCACGCACCAGAAGCGGACGATGGAGGCCGCCGACGCGCTGTACGGGGTCACCATGCGCGGCGACGGCGTCACGGCCGTGGTGAGCCAGCGGCTGCGCGAGGTCGTCTGA